The Candidatus Hinthialibacter antarcticus genome includes the window GCGTTTACGGCGGCGGATTCGATCCCGTCCATAACGCCCATTTGCTTTTAGCAAAAACGGCAGTCGATGCGCTTGGATTAGACCGGGTGTTGTTTGTTCCATCGGCGGGGCAGGCGCATTATAAAAAAATATCAAACCTTGCTTCCGGTGAACACCGATTGGCGATGTTGAAACTTGCGCTTGCGGGCGAATCGGCGTTCGAGGCAAGCGACATCGAAATTCAGCAAGACTCGTTTTGTTATACCATTGATACGCTGCGTAAACTTCGCTCTGACAATCCAGAGACGGATTACATTCTTCTCATTGGCGGCGATTGGAAGCAAAAACTTCACTCCTGGAAAGAGGGCGACCAGATTCCACGCGAGTTTGCCGTTGCGTTGTTTTCACGCCCTGGTTTTGACGTCGAAACCAATCTAACGCCATCCGAACCCACGGAGCGTATTTATACCGTCAAAATGCCCTTGCTAGACATTTCGTCTTCCAACATTCGTGAGCGGCTCAGCAAAGGCGAACCCATTCACGGGCTTGTCCCTGACGCCATTGCTGAATATATCCAGGTAAACGGTTTGTACCATAGATAAATCCTGCCGCTTGTTTTACATTAGATAAAAATCAAATTGAGGAAATCATCATGTATACAATCTCTCGGTTTTTCATCGTCTTTTTATTTGCGTCTTTATTGAACGCCCATTCCGCGACGCTTTTTGTGTCGCCAAAGGGGGATGACGCAAACGCCGGATCCAAACAAAAACCCGTAGCATCAATACAACGCGCGGTTGATCTGTTGCGCGAATCGCCTGAGAAATCGGATGCAAAAGAAATTCGAGTTCTGCCAGGCGTCTATTCATTAAACGCGACGATTGTTCTCGATCAACGCGACAATGGATTAACGGTTCAAGCGCAGAGCGGCGGCGTTCGAGTCATTGGCGGTAAAACGATTAACGGTTTCAAGAGCGTTGAAAATGACGCTATCTTGAAACGCCTGCCCGAAGCGGCGCGCGGCCATGTGATGCAATGCGACTTAAAAGGGCAGGGGATTACCGATTTTGGTGAATTGCAACTGCGCGGGTTTGGCCGTCCCGGTAATCCATCCGCGATGGAACTGTTTATCGACGGCGAAGCGATGACGCTCGCGCGCTGGCCCAATGAAGGCTGGGCGAAAATCGCGGATGCGCCGAATGGAAACGAGGGCGGAATGTTCACTTTTGAAGGCGAGCAGCCAGCAAAGTGGATGAACGCGCCTGATGTGTGGTTGCATGGCTACTGGTCGA containing:
- the nadD gene encoding nicotinate-nucleotide adenylyltransferase, producing the protein MKEIKQRVGVYGGGFDPVHNAHLLLAKTAVDALGLDRVLFVPSAGQAHYKKISNLASGEHRLAMLKLALAGESAFEASDIEIQQDSFCYTIDTLRKLRSDNPETDYILLIGGDWKQKLHSWKEGDQIPREFAVALFSRPGFDVETNLTPSEPTERIYTVKMPLLDISSSNIRERLSKGEPIHGLVPDAIAEYIQVNGLYHR